One Lucilia cuprina isolate Lc7/37 chromosome 4, ASM2204524v1, whole genome shotgun sequence DNA segment encodes these proteins:
- the LOC111676372 gene encoding polyribonucleotide nucleotidyltransferase 1, mitochondrial yields MKCTLNYLKLLNFRARTNLNSKLIRSFSSEIPQIEVKFSNGRNLKMNTGKYARFANATAVCEMGDTAVMVTAVSKAKPTPGTNFMPLVVDYRLKNAASGRIPTNFMRREMGPSEKEILSARLIDRSVRPLFPYEYRTETQIVCNMMAMDAVYSPDVLAINAASLALSMSDIPWNGPIGAVRLGLCDGEIIVNPTRRELQSSQLDLVVTATKQNLVVMLEGKGNVVLQQDLFKAIKQGTKEAQSIINEIDNLRRSHGKEKQTLQSVIVVNEEITDAVRSMSEMRLREIFQDDKHDKLSRDQAVNEVRTNVIDKVWSSYPDTEPSLIAEEFNRLCRLLFRELIFETELRCDGRDYDSLRKINCQVDLYKPLHGSALFQRGQTQVFCTVALDSQESAMKLDTLSALESGVKAKNFMLHYEFPPYATGEVGRVGGVGRRELGHGALAEKALLPTLPNDFPFTVRLTSEVLESNGSSSMATVCGGSLALMDAGVPVTARAAGVAIGLVTKYENNDTKHLQDYRILTDILGIEDYMGDMDMKVAGTRKGFTAIQADLKIPGIPLKVVMESLQKATDAKSRILDIMSEAIGEPRKQKKDCWPVTERLQIEPQQRAQLLGPSGINLKKIYLETGCTVTTEDETTFTLFAPSQSAMHEAKEMIDSFLVKKEKIPDLEFGGIYSATITEIRDTGVMVILYQGMPPALLHNSQLDQRKVAHPSALGLEVGQEIQVKYFGRDPVSGFMRLSRKVLQPTTRIVRSLNKGTTETASKLADQNENQEQSRQLANEDSSKTPSSSS; encoded by the exons atgaaatgtactttaaattatctaaaactattaaattttcgTGCCCGTACTAACTTAAATAGTAAATTAATACGATCCTTTAGCTCGGAAATACCACAAAtagaagtaaaattttcaaatgg gagaaatttaaaaatgaacacGGGTAAATATGCCCGTTTTGCCAATGCCACTGCCGTTTGTGAAATGGGTGACACAGCTGTTATGGTAACCGCTGTTTCAAAGGCTAAACCAACACCGGGAACAAATTTTATGCCTTTGGttgtagattatagactgaaaAATGCTGCTTCTGGTAGAATACCTACAAATTTTATGCGTCGTGAAATGGGTCCTTCGGAAAAAGAGATATTGTCGGCGCGTTTAATAGATCGTTCAGTGCGTCCCCTGTTTCCTTATGAGTATAGAACAGAAACTCAAATAGTTTGTAATATGATGGCCATGGATGCAGTGTATTCACCTGATGTATTGGCCATAAATGCTGCCTCTTTAGCTTTAAGTATGAGTGATATTCCCTGGAATGGTCCAATTGGTGCTGTAAG attagGTCTTTGTGATGGTGAAATTATTGTCAATCCCACTAGACGTGAATTGCAATCGTCGCAACTTGATTTGGTCGTAACAGCTACTAAACAAAATCTTGTGGTAATGCTGGAGGGTAAAGGTAATGTTGTACTACAACAAGATCTTTTCAAAGCAATTAAACAGGGCACCAAAGAGGCACAAAgtattattaatgaaattgacAATTTACGACGCTCCCATGGCAAGGAAAAACAAACTTTACAAAGTGTAATAGTGGTAAATGAAGAAATAACAGATGCTGTACGCAGCATGAGTGAAATGCGTTTACGTGAAATATTCCAAGATGACAAACACGATAAGTTGTCGCGTGATCAGGCGGTAAATGAAGTGAGAACAAATGTTATTGATAAAGTATGGTCTAGTTATCCTGATACAGAACCTTCTTTAATTGCCGAGGAATTCAATCGTTTGTGTCGTTTACTGTTTAGAGAATTAATATTTGAAACTGAGTTACGTTGTGATGGCAGAGATTATGATTCACTGCGAAAGATTAATTGCCAG gTGGATTTGTATAAACCTTTACATGGTTCAGCTTTATTCCAAAGAGGTCAAACACAAGTTTTTTGTACGGTAGCTTTAGATTCACAGGAATCGGCCATGAAATTAGATACATTATCGGCTTTGGAATC CGGTGTCAAGGCTAAAAACTTTATGCTGCACTATGAATTCCCGCCCTATGCAACCGGTGAGGTGGGACGTGTAGGTGGGGTGGGTCGACGAGAACTTGGACACGGAGCATTGGCGGAAAAAGCTCTTTTACCCACACTGCCCAATGATTTTCCCTTTACAGTAAGACTGACCTCCGAGGTATTAGAATCTAATGGTTCTAGTTCCATGGCTACTGTATGTGGTGGTTCTTTAGCTCTCATGGATGCCGGTGTACCAGTGACAGCAAGAGCTGCTGGGGTGGCCATTGGTTTagtaacaaaatatgaaaataatgataCGAAACATTTGCAAGACTATCGCATATTGACTGATATATTGGGCATAGAAGATTATATGGGTGATATGGATATGAAGGTGGCGGGTACTAGAAAAGGTTTCACAGCCATACAAGCTGATTTAAAAATACCCGGAATTCCACTGAAAGTAGTTATGGAGTCTTTGCAAAAAGCTACAGACGCCAAATCACGTATATTAGATATAATGTCAGAGGCGATAGGAGAAccaagaaaacagaaaaaagatTGTTGGCCGGTAACGGAACGTTTACAAATTGAGCCACAACAAAGAGCCCAATTGTTGGGACCAAGTggtataaatttaaagaaaatttatctagAAACTGGTTGTACAGTTACCACAGAAGATGAAACTACATTTACATTATTCGCTCCCTCACAATCTGCCATGCATGAGGCCAAAGAAATGATAGATTCTTTCTtagtgaaaaaagaaaaaattccagACTTGGAATTTGGTGGTATATACTCAGCCACCATTACCGAAATTAGAGATACCGGTGTAATGGTTATATTATATCAAGGTATGCCTCCAGCTCTTCTACATAATTCCCAATTGGATCAAAGAAAGGTGGCTCATCCTTCAGCTTTGGGTTTAGAAGTGGGTCAAGAGATTCAGGTTAAATATTTTGGTAGAGATCCGGTTTCAGGCTTTATGCGTTTATCGCGTAAGGTCTTGCAACCGACTACCCGTATAGTGCGTAGCCTTAATAAGGGTACCACTGAAACTGCCAGTAAACTAGCCGATCAAAATGAAAATCAAGAACAATCCCGACAATTAGCTAACGAAGATAGCTCAAAgacaccatcatcatcatcatag